In the Arachis stenosperma cultivar V10309 chromosome 8, arast.V10309.gnm1.PFL2, whole genome shotgun sequence genome, ataaatttaaaattataagaacATATAAAATGATAGAAATaccttagttttttttttagttagacTCTTGTTCGTAAAATTTAAcagataattatataataaaaattataaaatttaacatattgcatacaaaaacataatatataaatttagtAAATGTGCCCGTTACAATTTTAAAACAATACTTGAATAATATTTATGTATCATCGTATGAATTATTATTTGCAAGTAATATTTTCACCTACAAAAATAATATGAAGATTATTCGTGTGAAAACATTtcattatataatttatatacaccatcattttcaatcacaacaaaaatatatatttttatggtTGCATCTAAAATGTTTcggtaaaaaatttaaatattaattttttatggatATAATCCATTGAGATTATTAGATGATAAATCTAAAGgttgatattaaaataatattataaaataatactttaaaatcaaaagatatAACAAATTACTAAACTATTAGATATGTATTTATTGCGAATAGATTATATAATAATTGagtaatatataaaaataagttgagtaaatattaataaagtttaaatattaaagcatatatatatatatatatatatatatatatatatatatatatatatatatatatatataaagatctttcattaaataatattactagaatactaattattttatagtAAAATTAATGTTTGTTGAAACGGGACATATTAGTCCATCACAACCAATATAAGCTGGTTGAAACTGCACATCATAGGACTAGATTGTAATTTTTTCTCTCACTTTATGGGTGAAGGAAAAGACAAGTTGCAACTTCACCACGCTCTCCAAACAAAATATTCCACATACAAAATTTTCACTTACATATTATCCttctatatattttattataaatctTAATGGTTGAAATGATAAAATATTCTGATAAAATACAGTAGTATACGTGAACCGCTTcctataatataatatatattttcttcttGTATATAAACCATAAATTTGTATATCATTAATCACTTAGTAAAACATCAACCAATGTTGGAACTTGGAAGAGTATTTAAAATTGATCATTTAAGCACTTCATGTTTTAGTTCATACAACTGACAACTCTCACATCCAAGCAGAGTATTAAATGGGTGTTACAAACAACCACTTTTATgttttgttcatttcttggttttaTCAAGAAGTTCAATGTATCTTTTTGTAACTCCATATTGTTCAATCAAATGCTGTGCCAAATCATCAATTACTCCACCTTGAACCGAAATTTCTTGCCCTTTCTTACCTGCAAGAACATAATTTTATCAAACTTCAGATAAATGCATCAAACGATGCCGAATATTCAGTGTAGATTACTAGATTATATTTGCATTCAaactattgttgatctcttatAAGAGTTTCACTGTTTTGCTAAGTCTACCTGCATCTCTGATATACTATCGTCTTCTCCACAATAAATGCTATCCCAACTATTATCTTTAATGCATTCTAGAAAAATAAGGTCAATTATCCAAAGTAACACCATCATCTTTGCAAAATTAAGCTTATTTTGTACTCTTTTACTGTTAACCAATCTTCATAGTGTCGGTCACAGTTACCCGGCTATCCCACACAACATTGAtgaaacaaaaattgaaaaataattagttCTTGGTTCACCTCTTCCCTACGTACTCAGTCACATCGACACAAAGGTTAGACATTAAAATATGTCAAGAGAATATCAAATTTTCAAGTTTATACATATTAATCCCTGAAATGAAATATACTACAACAAATTAGTCATTGGTTTAAGTCTCATTCATTAATTCTTAACTGAAATGATGATTTGGTTGTCAATTACCATGTTATATCTAATCTGAAAGTTGTTGAAATATATCATTCTAATAATCTCAACACAGATGCACTAATAAAACCCCAAATTTGGTCATTATAGATAAAACCCAAAACCCCAGATTTGAGACTTCAAATCACTGCATTTGTTTTGACATTCCTGAAACAATGCACTTAAAAATTTTCAGGTCCAGAGCATTCATCATCTCCATTAAGAATTGAATGACAAACTTCAATAAAAGGATCAAAGCTTTGCAATGTATTTAACTGAAAATGCTAGTAAATTTTATTAAGTGAGAGTGAAAAATAGTCTAGAAGTTTCAATCATATAAATTTAGTTTGTTTTACAGCCCCTGACCCTCTAAAGCACCAGAGTGCAAAATATTACTTGCAAAGAGAGATCGACTATCAGTCTACTATGTGACTCCAACTAGTGATTCCGACAAATACAATCTTCTACCGGCAAGTACCGGAGTTATGTGCAATGTAATATGCATGATGGGGGAAAAAGAGAGgaaaaaaaggggggggggggtcTTACACAAATTCCGACAAAACCACACACATATGAAGTTGAATTAGGGAAGGAAAAACAGTAAAACCTGTTACCTAATATGCATTTGAAAGATATTCAGATTGCTTGGCTTCAATGAAACTCCTAATGCTAGCTGCATCTCCATATTTGACAACTTTCCCATCCTCCATGTATATGGCCCCATCTGCATATTCTAGTTCTTCCAAACGATGGGTCACCCATAATGCTGTAACTCCTGCAGAGGTATCCAAAGAGTTTCTAACAGCCTTGATAATCCCGACCTTAAAACAAAAACGCAAACAATCTATCAGAAAGTGTAGGTCATACACCAAAACTATCCATATATACTTGAACAATTGTCATTATGAATATATTCAAATCCATGCACGATTCCAGGTTACCGAAACAGACTTGAATAATTAGATGCTACTCACTGGGAAAATTTGGTACATTATTGGATCAATCTACCTAAATTAATTCTTGGATACATTGATCTACGGATGTACCAAATTTTCATTAACGCATATAAAGTATAAAACAGCCAAAATAAACCGTATACTATCTAGTGGAATATATTGCTCTTGCATCAAATCTATCTTATCTCCTGCTGGCGCAGTTACTACTATGAATAGAAGATTCAATTGGAAGCACAAAAACAAATATATTGTAACACAGGCTCTGCCCAATTGGTAAATTCATAGATCACCTGGTCAGTTTCATCTAAGAATGTTGTGAGCTCATCCAACAACAGAACTTTACAAGCTTCTGCTAAAGCACCGGCAATTGCAACCCTCTGCTTCTGACCACCACTCAGAGTTTGGACAGATCTCTTCCCATTGCAACAAAGGGAAAGCTCATTCATTATTAACTCTGATATTTGTTTTAAGGTTAAAGTTCAACTATTTCAACTCAAATACCTTCTCGTAGTCAGAGAGGCCTACAGAATGCAAGGCTCTCGACACCCTAGACCTTACTTCATCATTAGTCAAGCTGAACTTACCAAGACCAAATGCAACATCGGCGTCTACGGTTGGCATCACCACCTGCAACATGTGTAATGCTTCTTGCTTGATGTATTTCCTTATATgcatcatatatatatacattcaAGTATTGAAATTTCAGGTAATCTTCTCAGTGTACACAAGTTGATAACAACAAAAAAGTGacattttttccttttattttatgaatgaaACAGTTTTTTTTTGTACCATCTGTAACTGAAATCTGAACATCAAAATAACATTCAAACATAGTTcaattattcaaattcaaaagaaaGCACTATTGCCAATAGAGAGAACACTACCATTGATAAGAGCTCAAGAACTAGTAGCACATAGTCAaaattgagagagagagagagagagagaagagagagagagagagagaagagagagagagagagagagagag is a window encoding:
- the LOC130943820 gene encoding ABC transporter I family member 10-like isoform X2 — protein: MNLPSLTYFPQKLVPPLCSALTNSTRSSGTADNIAIEGCNLKFSFTATRQAKVVPVLRDCSFRIPSGQFWMLLGPNGCGKSTLLKILAGLLNPTSGIVHVNEPKSFVFQNPDHQVVMPTVDADVAFGLELIMNELSLCCNGKRSVQTLSGGQKQRVAIAGALAEACKVLLLDELTTFLDETDQVGIIKAVRNSLDTSAGVTALWVTHRLEELEYADGAIYMEDGKVVKYGDAASIRSFIEAKQSEYLSNAY
- the LOC130943820 gene encoding ABC transporter I family member 10-like isoform X1, whose protein sequence is MNLPSLTYFPQKLVPPLCSALTNSTRSSGTADNIAIEGCNLKFSFTATRQAKVVPVLRDCSFRIPSGQFWMLLGPNGCGKSTLLKILAGLLNPTSGIVHVNEPKSFVFQNPDHQVVMPTVDADVAFGLGKFSLTNDEVRSRVSRALHSVGLSDYEKRSVQTLSGGQKQRVAIAGALAEACKVLLLDELTTFLDETDQVGIIKAVRNSLDTSAGVTALWVTHRLEELEYADGAIYMEDGKVVKYGDAASIRSFIEAKQSEYLSNAY